A region of Chitinophaga horti DNA encodes the following proteins:
- a CDS encoding ABC transporter permease/substrate-binding protein has protein sequence MEGFWDFLVSQQDKLLRQTVSHIQLTIVSVLAAIAIGVPLGILIARRKRLAGPILGVAGVMQTIPSIALLGFMIPLLGIGAAPAITALFLYALLPIIRNTYTGITGVDATVKEAARAMGMSKKQVLYKVELPLAMPVMIAGIRTATVINVGVATLAAYIAAGGLGEFIFGGIALNNTNMILAGAIPAALLALCFDFILSRVQKANWRKYKLKLGFAGLLLTTFAGYSMLPAVNTKLLAGFTPEFMGRMDGDLGLKKYYGLQIPTVVISDAVMYQAMYEGKLDVVSGYSTDGRIRAFDLTILEDDKHIFPPYYCAPLVRNTTLQQFPELADALALLNGRINDSVMTYLNYQADYLHHTPEQVASDFLRGQGLLKASRHGKKGVIRIGSKIFTEQYILCEMYRLLIEGNTELSVASKTGLGGTKICFDALMNDQIDFYPEYTGTGLLVILQPPETTTAALMRDKDSTYAYVKQQFNTQYQLQWLPPIGFNNAYALMMRKETAATLRISSISDLTNYLTQKRNS, from the coding sequence ATGGAAGGCTTTTGGGATTTCCTGGTATCGCAACAGGATAAATTACTTCGCCAGACGGTGTCGCACATCCAGCTCACGATCGTATCGGTGCTGGCGGCGATCGCTATTGGCGTGCCTTTGGGCATCCTGATCGCGCGGCGTAAGCGACTTGCAGGGCCGATCCTGGGGGTGGCGGGTGTGATGCAGACGATTCCAAGTATTGCCTTACTGGGTTTCATGATCCCGCTGCTCGGCATTGGTGCTGCGCCGGCCATTACTGCACTGTTCCTGTATGCGTTGCTGCCGATCATCCGTAACACGTATACCGGCATCACCGGTGTAGATGCCACGGTGAAAGAGGCGGCGCGGGCGATGGGCATGAGTAAAAAGCAGGTATTATATAAAGTAGAACTGCCACTTGCCATGCCGGTGATGATTGCCGGTATTCGCACGGCTACGGTGATTAACGTAGGGGTAGCCACGCTGGCTGCTTACATTGCCGCGGGCGGATTAGGTGAGTTTATCTTTGGTGGCATCGCGCTGAATAATACGAATATGATATTGGCAGGCGCTATACCGGCCGCGCTGCTCGCCCTTTGCTTCGACTTTATTTTATCGCGGGTGCAAAAGGCCAACTGGCGTAAGTATAAATTGAAACTGGGGTTTGCAGGGCTGTTGCTGACGACCTTTGCAGGCTATTCGATGTTGCCGGCAGTGAACACGAAACTGCTGGCTGGTTTCACGCCGGAGTTTATGGGCCGTATGGATGGTGATTTGGGACTGAAGAAATACTACGGCCTGCAAATTCCCACGGTGGTGATCAGCGACGCCGTGATGTACCAGGCCATGTACGAAGGCAAACTGGATGTGGTGAGCGGATACAGTACAGACGGTCGCATCCGGGCATTCGATCTTACGATTTTGGAGGATGATAAACATATCTTTCCACCTTACTACTGCGCGCCTTTAGTCAGAAACACCACATTACAGCAATTCCCGGAGCTGGCGGATGCGCTGGCCTTACTGAATGGCCGCATCAACGATTCGGTGATGACGTACCTGAATTACCAGGCCGACTACCTGCATCACACGCCGGAACAGGTGGCATCGGACTTCCTGCGCGGGCAGGGATTATTAAAAGCATCCCGCCATGGCAAAAAAGGCGTGATACGCATAGGCTCTAAAATATTTACCGAACAATATATTCTCTGCGAAATGTACCGCCTGCTGATCGAAGGCAATACGGAACTGTCGGTGGCGTCTAAAACTGGTCTCGGTGGCACCAAAATTTGTTTCGATGCATTGATGAACGACCAGATCGACTTTTACCCGGAATATACCGGAACAGGCCTGCTCGTCATCCTGCAACCACCGGAAACCACCACGGCAGCGCTCATGCGTGATAAAGACAGCACGTACGCTTATGTGAAACAGCAATTCAACACACAGTACCAGTTACAATGGCTGCCACCCATCGGCTTTAACAATGCCTATGCGCTGATGATGCGGAAAGAAACGGCGGCCACATTGCGGATCAGCAGTATATCGGACCTCACGAATTACCTCACCCAAAAAAGGAACTCATGA
- a CDS encoding ABC transporter ATP-binding protein, with protein MITASHLVKRFDNTVAVNDVSFTVNEGENLVLLGTSGCGKTTTLRMLNRLTEPDAGKITINGKDVTALQPDILRRGIGYVMQHNGLFPHYTVEENIAIVPQLLQWDKKRIKERVKELLGKLNLSYEQHAHLFPQALSGGQQQRVGLARALAADPPVLLMDEPFGALDPINRQKIRKDFAELEELKKKTILMVTHDVREAFELADRVCLMDQGQIVQLGTPAELREQPANEFVSAFVKGQYV; from the coding sequence ATGATTACAGCCTCGCATCTCGTTAAACGTTTTGATAACACGGTGGCCGTGAACGATGTGTCGTTTACGGTAAACGAGGGGGAAAACCTGGTATTACTGGGTACGAGTGGCTGCGGCAAAACCACTACCCTGCGGATGCTCAACCGGCTAACGGAGCCTGATGCGGGTAAGATCACGATCAATGGAAAGGATGTAACGGCACTGCAACCGGATATTCTGAGAAGAGGTATTGGTTATGTGATGCAGCACAACGGATTGTTTCCGCACTATACGGTGGAGGAAAATATTGCGATCGTGCCGCAGTTGCTGCAGTGGGACAAGAAAAGAATTAAAGAACGGGTGAAGGAATTACTGGGAAAATTGAACCTGTCGTACGAGCAACATGCGCATTTATTTCCGCAGGCATTGAGTGGCGGACAGCAGCAACGGGTGGGCCTGGCCCGCGCGTTAGCGGCAGATCCGCCGGTATTATTGATGGATGAGCCTTTTGGGGCACTCGATCCGATTAACCGGCAAAAGATCCGGAAGGACTTTGCGGAGCTGGAAGAACTTAAAAAGAAAACGATCCTGATGGTGACGCACGACGTACGCGAAGCTTTTGAGCTGGCAGATCGTGTGTGCCTGATGGACCAGGGACAGATCGTGCAACTGGGAACGCCGGCGGAACTGCGCGAGCAGCCTGCCAATGAATTTGTAAGCGCTTTTGTGAAAGGTCAATACGTATAA
- a CDS encoding mercuric reductase yields MQETSGMKKYDAIIIGAGQAGVPLAKKLAKAGKRTAIIEKRWLGGTCVNDGCTPSKTMIGDARLAYVARQAERIGLRTEGVVDINTIIDRKTGIVENARNGIYKSMREIPNLDLMMGTATFTGPKELRVDYVSGNMEFLSADLVFINTGARAVIPEIEGINEVGCLTSTSIMELREIPEHLVIVGGGYIALEFAQLFCRLGSKVTILEKGPRILSKEDEDVATEVGTILAEEGAGVITNVQVEKVARIPGGQTVISIHTDGGQQQISCSHWLIAAGRVPNTDELNLAKAGVKTNEKGYIITDERLQTTAQDVYALGDVNGGPAFTHVAYNDHLIVLKNILEEANLSAHNRIVPYCMFTDPELGRVGMTEQEAREKGFQVKVAKLKMANSARGVESGETRGFMKAVVDEYSGQILGASILAAHGGEIVSVLQMAMMGSIPYESIRNMMFAHPTFSESLNNLFMTLDKS; encoded by the coding sequence ATGCAGGAAACCTCTGGTATGAAGAAATATGACGCGATCATCATAGGCGCCGGTCAGGCCGGGGTGCCGCTGGCCAAAAAGCTGGCGAAAGCCGGTAAACGGACGGCGATTATTGAAAAACGCTGGCTCGGCGGCACTTGTGTAAACGATGGCTGCACGCCCAGCAAAACCATGATCGGCGACGCCCGGCTGGCATACGTTGCCCGTCAGGCAGAACGTATCGGTCTTCGGACGGAAGGCGTGGTCGATATTAATACGATCATCGACCGCAAAACAGGGATTGTGGAAAATGCCCGTAACGGTATTTACAAATCGATGCGCGAAATTCCCAACCTGGACCTCATGATGGGCACCGCTACCTTTACGGGACCGAAAGAATTGCGCGTGGATTATGTGAGCGGTAACATGGAATTTCTGTCAGCCGACCTGGTTTTTATCAACACCGGGGCGCGGGCGGTGATACCGGAAATTGAAGGGATCAACGAAGTGGGTTGCCTTACATCCACGTCTATCATGGAGTTGCGGGAAATACCGGAACACCTGGTGATTGTGGGCGGCGGATATATTGCACTGGAATTTGCACAATTATTCTGCCGTTTAGGCAGTAAGGTAACGATCCTGGAAAAAGGGCCGCGCATCTTAAGTAAAGAGGATGAAGACGTTGCAACCGAAGTGGGCACGATATTAGCGGAAGAGGGCGCCGGAGTCATTACGAATGTGCAGGTAGAAAAAGTGGCGCGAATACCGGGCGGGCAGACTGTAATCTCTATTCATACCGATGGAGGCCAGCAGCAAATCTCTTGTTCACATTGGCTCATTGCCGCCGGACGCGTCCCCAATACAGATGAACTGAACCTCGCCAAGGCGGGGGTCAAAACGAATGAAAAAGGGTATATCATTACCGACGAACGACTGCAAACTACCGCGCAGGACGTTTATGCGCTGGGCGATGTAAATGGTGGCCCGGCTTTTACGCACGTTGCTTACAACGATCATTTAATTGTACTCAAAAACATATTGGAAGAAGCTAACCTGAGCGCGCATAACCGCATCGTTCCGTACTGTATGTTTACCGATCCCGAATTGGGACGGGTGGGCATGACGGAACAGGAGGCGCGGGAAAAGGGCTTCCAGGTAAAAGTGGCGAAACTGAAAATGGCTAATTCTGCCCGTGGTGTGGAAAGCGGGGAAACACGCGGTTTTATGAAAGCGGTGGTAGATGAATACAGCGGGCAGATATTAGGGGCATCGATACTGGCGGCCCATGGCGGCGAAATTGTATCGGTACTGCAAATGGCGATGATGGGCAGCATTCCTTACGAATCTATCCGGAATATGATGTTCGCACATCCTACATTTTCTGAATCGCTGAATAACCTCTTTATGACACTCGACAAATCATGA
- a CDS encoding reverse transcriptase family protein, protein MIKSEKRLLQFLSTTSGQVKKLVTDIDSEYRHKTVDKTKYGVPQRDKNGKIRKRELDITHSELKRIQEQINFLLQKIPSPDYSFGSVKGRNNILNAYQHFSNKYFLTIDFKNFFRNINNRQVYSMLISENFSPDVARTLTRLVTYKGFLPQGPPSSPIVANMVFNRTGRILAKLALEHHLTFTAYMDDLVFSSKVDFKDLIPIILKTIRDAEFRPHPKKISYSKSCPEVTGVRLTEHGLYPPASLRTKAFTHFPLRHYVNSFRPFRNMTKYQATPVT, encoded by the coding sequence ATGATCAAATCAGAAAAGCGACTCTTACAGTTCTTGAGCACTACTTCAGGCCAAGTCAAAAAATTGGTGACGGATATCGACTCGGAATACCGTCATAAAACCGTCGACAAAACTAAGTACGGTGTTCCTCAGCGCGACAAGAATGGCAAAATCAGGAAGCGGGAATTGGACATAACACACTCAGAGCTAAAACGGATTCAGGAGCAGATCAACTTCTTATTACAGAAAATTCCATCCCCCGATTACAGTTTCGGATCAGTAAAGGGTAGAAATAATATTTTAAATGCGTACCAGCACTTCTCAAATAAATACTTTTTAACTATAGATTTTAAGAACTTCTTTCGAAACATCAATAACCGACAAGTTTATAGTATGCTAATAAGCGAGAACTTTTCGCCCGATGTAGCAAGAACACTAACCAGACTAGTCACCTATAAGGGGTTTCTACCACAAGGACCTCCATCATCGCCTATTGTAGCTAATATGGTCTTTAATCGAACCGGAAGGATTTTAGCGAAATTAGCACTGGAGCATCACCTGACTTTCACGGCATACATGGACGATTTAGTTTTCTCAAGTAAGGTCGATTTCAAAGATTTGATTCCTATTATTCTGAAAACAATCAGAGATGCTGAATTTAGACCGCATCCAAAGAAAATCAGCTATTCAAAAAGTTGCCCCGAAGTAACAGGGGTCCGACTAACAGAACATGGACTTTATCCTCCCGCATCATTACGAACAAAAGCCTTTACACATTTCCCACTGAGACACTATGTAAATTCATTTAGACCGTTCCGAAACATGACGAAATACCAAGCAACACCGGTCACCTAA
- a CDS encoding nucleoside deaminase, with product MHEQYMQRCLELARLAKQQGESPVGSIVVKDGLIIGEGVESSKAHLDITWHAEIVALRAAIQQLGRQDLSGSILYTTHEPCIMCSYMVRHTKVSTVVMGLETGALGGVSSEMPLLTAEGMGNWVAPPEVVSGVLREECEGLHG from the coding sequence ATGCACGAACAATACATGCAACGCTGCCTGGAACTGGCGCGCCTCGCCAAACAGCAAGGCGAAAGCCCGGTAGGATCGATCGTTGTAAAAGACGGCCTGATCATCGGGGAAGGTGTGGAGAGCAGCAAAGCCCACCTGGACATTACCTGGCACGCAGAGATCGTGGCGCTACGGGCGGCCATACAGCAGCTGGGCAGGCAGGATTTATCCGGCAGCATCTTATATACCACCCACGAGCCCTGCATCATGTGTTCTTATATGGTCAGGCATACCAAAGTGAGCACCGTGGTGATGGGGTTAGAGACCGGTGCGCTGGGCGGCGTTAGTTCTGAGATGCCGTTGTTGACGGCGGAAGGTATGGGTAATTGGGTGGCGCCGCCGGAGGTTGTTAGCGGTGTGTTGCGGGAGGAGTGTGAGGGGTTGCATGGATAA
- a CDS encoding DUF6268 family outer membrane beta-barrel protein — MRLHRFLYTVALLLCAAGTHAQLRDVTASYYFHPDSKYLPPLDSADQKGSTQHNEFNLNMNMTLRQRIDTTTGKVSMLSASVWGRYSVLRSSGFNKAILPTSLLASNLGLQYYATISQRWSYAAFLSGGLNTGFKEIDFNDIFLSGGVIFIRQFSPKFRLGMGVLVHNTFGTPLVWPAITADWRFGNKFKLDIRVPDEGPGIAYKIGIAYQLNPRWQAEFAFKPHVLTYDVKQTAAIDNRLMSFWQLPFGLNLHTKRGPVEFFGGAGFTALRRFGYGEKKLSKMFAKYPYYGLGANLFVNAGVKVNLQR, encoded by the coding sequence ATGAGATTACACCGTTTTTTGTACACCGTCGCCTTGCTACTTTGCGCCGCCGGTACCCATGCGCAGCTGCGTGATGTTACCGCGTCTTATTACTTTCACCCAGACTCCAAATACCTGCCCCCGCTGGACAGTGCAGATCAAAAGGGCAGCACGCAGCACAATGAATTTAACCTGAACATGAACATGACCCTCCGCCAGCGGATAGACACTACTACCGGCAAGGTAAGTATGCTCAGCGCCAGTGTGTGGGGGCGATATTCTGTACTTCGCAGCTCCGGTTTCAACAAAGCGATACTCCCCACCTCGCTGCTCGCCTCCAACCTGGGACTGCAATACTATGCCACGATCAGCCAGCGATGGTCGTATGCGGCGTTCCTGTCCGGCGGCTTGAACACCGGGTTTAAGGAGATCGACTTTAATGACATTTTCCTGAGTGGAGGCGTCATCTTCATTCGCCAGTTCTCTCCTAAATTTCGTTTAGGGATGGGTGTATTAGTGCACAATACCTTCGGTACACCGCTCGTATGGCCTGCCATCACGGCCGACTGGCGCTTCGGCAACAAGTTTAAGCTCGACATCCGCGTGCCGGACGAGGGCCCGGGCATTGCTTACAAGATCGGCATCGCCTACCAGCTTAATCCACGTTGGCAGGCCGAGTTTGCCTTTAAGCCGCATGTCCTTACTTACGACGTAAAACAAACGGCAGCAATCGACAATAGGTTGATGAGCTTCTGGCAATTGCCATTCGGGCTGAACCTGCATACGAAGCGTGGGCCGGTGGAGTTCTTTGGAGGAGCAGGGTTTACGGCGTTGCGGAGATTCGGGTATGGGGAGAAGAAGTTGTCGAAGATGTTCGCGAAGTACCCGTACTATGGGCTGGGGGCCAACTTATTTGTGAATGCTGGAGTGAAAGTGAATTTGCAACGATAA
- a CDS encoding helix-turn-helix transcriptional regulator codes for MKVIISNKHNDVLSSTDMPAIAPFAGPDYNEISYTSNEPYWKSQASEIRYGGTHIATHDVNILEPVQVRTVDAPTTVSLFFVEKGAITTKARQTWEISAMQHNLLFSAYATDLTLFEKQQALRLSIISFTPERFLAMSNGGGRFMETIANSIVSGKNFSLSEKHNFRLSLRMLEILKGFRSTPYQASAKSLLMESRVLELLALQCEQFEQDERPAETLRLSTNDIKKLHAVRDMLLTDIAYTPSLAELSKLNGLNEFKLKAGFKQLFQQTVFSFLRDARMEHALKELKKDDKSLTEIAYECGFATLSHFSDVFKKKYGVAPKKMR; via the coding sequence ATGAAAGTCATCATTTCCAACAAACACAACGACGTACTATCCAGCACCGACATGCCGGCCATAGCGCCGTTTGCCGGTCCCGACTATAATGAGATCAGCTACACCTCCAACGAGCCTTACTGGAAAAGCCAGGCGAGTGAGATTCGTTATGGTGGCACCCACATCGCCACGCATGATGTAAATATCCTGGAACCGGTGCAGGTGCGAACCGTTGATGCCCCCACAACGGTGAGTTTGTTCTTCGTGGAGAAGGGTGCCATCACTACGAAGGCACGTCAGACCTGGGAAATTTCCGCCATGCAGCACAACCTGCTGTTCAGCGCCTACGCGACTGATCTTACCCTGTTCGAGAAACAGCAGGCGTTGCGTTTGTCGATCATCAGTTTTACACCGGAACGTTTCCTCGCCATGTCGAATGGTGGTGGCAGATTCATGGAGACCATTGCCAACAGCATTGTATCCGGTAAAAACTTCTCCCTTTCAGAAAAACACAACTTTCGCCTGAGCCTGCGGATGCTGGAGATATTGAAGGGATTCAGGAGTACGCCGTACCAGGCATCTGCCAAGTCACTACTGATGGAATCGCGGGTACTGGAGTTGCTGGCGCTGCAGTGTGAGCAGTTTGAGCAGGACGAGCGGCCTGCGGAGACATTACGCCTTTCTACCAACGACATTAAAAAACTGCATGCCGTGCGCGACATGCTGCTCACCGATATTGCCTACACCCCTTCCCTGGCCGAACTGTCGAAGCTGAACGGACTGAATGAGTTTAAACTGAAGGCAGGTTTTAAACAGCTGTTCCAGCAAACAGTATTCTCCTTCTTACGCGACGCCCGTATGGAGCATGCATTGAAAGAACTGAAGAAAGACGATAAAAGCCTGACCGAAATCGCCTATGAATGCGGCTTCGCCACCCTCTCCCACTTCAGTGACGTATTCAAGAAAAAATATGGGGTAGCGCCTAAGAAGATGCGTTAA
- a CDS encoding helix-turn-helix domain-containing protein gives MIFEAHYPIHPLLRKYIRYYYFVRVQQPDHLSNYLSFPNTTIPVNIHKNVDCRIAGDRATVSATPETKVVTISNGLRETPLYVTWNGSIDKVTIAFTAVGINHFISKNLPEAVSGHANVFTAWDGNDYTACLDKFYAVTDNRQRVKLLEDFLLGVYHPFDKSALLQQVIDRLCDFSQEMPVPEIARMVNISERSLNRLFHLHIGLSPVAYRKIARFRQSLEGKVVHDKFKRLTDIGYDSHYYDQPYFIRMCNKLSGKSPKALFKSVDKLADNNVIFEFIG, from the coding sequence ATGATATTTGAAGCCCATTATCCAATTCACCCGTTGCTCCGGAAATACATCCGCTACTATTACTTCGTACGGGTACAGCAACCAGATCATCTCAGTAACTATCTTTCCTTCCCAAATACGACTATTCCGGTTAATATCCATAAAAACGTTGACTGTCGCATAGCAGGCGACCGCGCAACGGTATCCGCCACCCCGGAAACGAAGGTTGTTACCATTTCAAACGGTTTACGCGAAACGCCATTGTACGTAACCTGGAACGGTAGTATCGATAAAGTGACGATCGCCTTCACCGCCGTGGGTATCAACCACTTCATCAGTAAAAATCTGCCGGAAGCGGTGAGTGGTCATGCCAATGTATTTACCGCCTGGGATGGCAACGACTACACCGCCTGTCTTGATAAGTTCTATGCGGTAACAGATAACCGGCAGCGCGTTAAACTGCTGGAAGACTTCCTCCTGGGGGTGTACCACCCGTTCGATAAAAGCGCACTGTTGCAGCAAGTTATCGATCGTTTATGCGACTTTTCACAAGAAATGCCTGTCCCGGAAATTGCGCGAATGGTCAATATCTCGGAGCGCAGCCTGAACCGGTTGTTTCACTTACACATTGGGTTGTCGCCGGTAGCCTACCGGAAAATTGCCCGATTCCGGCAGTCGCTGGAAGGTAAGGTCGTGCACGATAAGTTCAAGCGGCTTACAGATATTGGCTACGATAGTCATTATTACGACCAGCCTTATTTTATCAGGATGTGTAATAAGTTGTCTGGTAAGTCGCCGAAGGCGCTGTTTAAGTCGGTAGATAAGTTGGCGGATAATAATGTGATTTTCGAGTTTATTGGCTGA
- a CDS encoding alpha/beta hydrolase-fold protein — MTLVKLLTAICLLLSLSATAQFKPAETIRIDSKYFHDQRDITVLLPQGYESAPGRTYKVVYLFDAQNSTFTNTLMAVGNYLSTFSSTFISPYIIVGIKTKNRQYEFLPENHTQQPYRDYFPKVKLGGADTLLAFLQKEVIPEVNKRFRTNHYNVAIGHSLGATFAIYSLMHAPQLFNAVIAISPNLYYDEEQLLKAWKHRWSTLSLNRKMLYVMYSQEGKLESRFFPANEKLRAFLAKNRKPGFHSKVEYLPDTDHGLTPLMGIPRGLMELNRQLVIDETVEGFYAKDDPQFLEKLKQFYAQQSEKTGLRLPTAEDINHIAYNLANSGKIAEAIRVAAWAVALYPQDANAFDTQGELLQRDKQPTAAKAAYQQGLQLVERQRDLLDTATHNSLKRGFERRLSAL, encoded by the coding sequence ATGACGCTCGTAAAACTACTTACCGCGATATGCCTGCTCCTATCGCTGTCGGCCACTGCGCAATTTAAACCTGCCGAAACGATCCGTATCGATTCCAAATACTTTCATGATCAACGGGACATAACTGTGCTGCTGCCTCAAGGTTACGAATCCGCGCCGGGACGCACCTACAAGGTTGTCTATTTGTTCGATGCTCAGAACAGCACATTTACTAACACCTTAATGGCGGTGGGCAACTATCTGTCAACGTTTTCATCAACCTTCATATCCCCCTATATCATCGTTGGCATCAAAACAAAAAACCGTCAGTATGAATTTCTGCCCGAAAATCATACCCAGCAACCCTATAGGGATTACTTTCCGAAAGTGAAGCTTGGCGGTGCCGATACGCTGCTGGCATTTCTCCAAAAAGAAGTGATACCCGAGGTGAACAAACGCTTCCGCACCAACCATTACAATGTGGCCATCGGCCATTCGCTCGGTGCAACATTTGCCATTTATAGCCTGATGCATGCGCCGCAACTATTTAATGCGGTAATCGCTATCAGCCCTAATTTATATTATGATGAGGAGCAGCTGCTAAAGGCGTGGAAGCACCGCTGGTCAACGCTTTCGCTTAACAGGAAAATGCTGTACGTGATGTATTCGCAGGAAGGAAAGTTGGAAAGCCGCTTCTTTCCTGCAAATGAAAAACTGCGTGCTTTTCTGGCGAAGAATAGAAAGCCGGGTTTTCATAGTAAAGTTGAATACCTCCCCGACACAGATCATGGGCTTACCCCGCTGATGGGCATCCCGCGCGGTTTAATGGAGTTAAACAGGCAACTTGTGATCGATGAAACCGTGGAAGGCTTCTATGCAAAGGATGATCCGCAGTTCCTGGAAAAGCTGAAGCAGTTTTATGCGCAACAGTCTGAAAAAACCGGACTACGCCTCCCAACTGCCGAAGATATCAACCATATCGCCTACAACCTTGCTAACTCCGGCAAGATCGCAGAAGCCATACGGGTGGCTGCCTGGGCAGTTGCTTTATATCCACAAGACGCTAATGCGTTCGATACGCAAGGGGAATTGCTGCAGCGGGATAAGCAGCCAACCGCAGCAAAAGCGGCGTATCAGCAAGGGTTGCAGCTGGTGGAACGGCAGCGGGACTTGCTGGATACGGCCACGCATAATTCCCTGAAGCGCGGCTTTGAACGTCGCCTCAGCGCGCTGTAA